The following proteins come from a genomic window of Candidatus Methylomirabilis lanthanidiphila:
- a CDS encoding Protein-tyrosine kinase, translating to METSELFHPERTQDHRDLELFRKRTPDHGAPEPCRTILNTLFKWKRLILTCLVAVVVPVCIVTLLKDAQYQATTKILLKASRPQIALSPGGLERNVNWPITPAVLKTEMQILESPDLVQKAGEASGYPLLNDGTQESTAQNGRTLASLLGRLDVNPVPDSNVMEVSFRDQDPVRATRFLNTLAGRYLEKHVAVHRGNGDAANFFTQQAALYNTRFEKAKEALAQYQGKDKIIDLNQEITLNLTTLSKFEGTLKEIQAGIEGAEKEIGILEQQVKQQPDQISTQNTVMVNPEVAFISSKLIELERQRNELLQRYTPQSRFVVEKENEIAALRKQLEGTQQHVAGDTIISRNKLRETLSEQLFLKKAALDSIKAKRSALLPEMAPYQARLSLLKSRSLDLERLQQELSSARDAYLLSTKKAEEVRMSTAMDEEKMINVVILQEAVAPVFPLPKGLLMALAMAAVSGLILGVGTAFALEFLNTTIKHEDDVERFLKVPVLATVREF from the coding sequence ATGGAGACGAGTGAGCTATTTCACCCGGAGAGGACCCAAGATCATCGCGACCTTGAGCTGTTCCGCAAAAGGACGCCGGATCATGGCGCCCCTGAACCTTGTCGCACTATTCTGAATACTCTCTTCAAATGGAAGCGGTTGATCCTGACCTGTCTGGTGGCTGTCGTTGTTCCTGTATGCATTGTAACCCTCCTAAAGGATGCTCAATATCAGGCCACGACTAAGATACTCCTGAAGGCCTCGCGCCCCCAGATTGCCCTCAGTCCTGGAGGACTGGAGCGGAACGTCAACTGGCCCATCACGCCAGCCGTGCTCAAAACTGAGATGCAGATCCTGGAAAGTCCGGATCTGGTCCAAAAGGCTGGGGAAGCATCCGGCTACCCGCTTCTGAATGACGGCACACAAGAATCCACCGCTCAGAATGGGCGGACGCTTGCGTCTCTCCTGGGGCGACTCGATGTCAATCCCGTGCCCGACTCTAATGTGATGGAAGTAAGCTTCCGGGATCAGGACCCCGTTCGGGCGACCCGATTCCTCAACACGTTGGCCGGTCGTTATCTCGAGAAACATGTAGCGGTGCACAGGGGCAACGGCGACGCCGCTAATTTCTTTACGCAACAGGCTGCTCTTTACAACACCCGATTTGAGAAGGCCAAGGAGGCCCTCGCGCAGTACCAGGGGAAGGATAAGATTATCGACCTTAACCAGGAGATCACGCTGAATCTGACAACACTTTCCAAATTCGAGGGGACGCTCAAGGAGATCCAGGCTGGAATCGAAGGCGCAGAGAAGGAGATCGGGATCCTTGAGCAGCAAGTGAAACAGCAACCGGATCAGATCTCAACGCAGAACACAGTGATGGTGAACCCGGAGGTCGCCTTCATTAGTTCAAAACTCATCGAGCTTGAACGGCAACGAAATGAGCTGCTTCAGCGTTACACGCCCCAGAGCCGTTTCGTAGTGGAAAAGGAAAACGAAATAGCTGCCCTACGGAAGCAATTAGAGGGGACCCAACAGCACGTTGCCGGCGATACAATCATTTCCAGGAATAAGCTGAGGGAGACCCTGAGCGAGCAGCTATTCCTCAAGAAGGCGGCCCTCGATTCCATCAAGGCCAAGAGAAGCGCCCTTCTCCCGGAGATGGCTCCCTACCAAGCGCGGCTCAGTCTCCTTAAGAGCAGGAGTCTCGATCTGGAGAGGCTCCAGCAGGAGTTGAGCTCGGCTCGCGACGCCTATCTTCTCAGTACAAAGAAGGCCGAGGAGGTCCGCATGTCCACAGCGATGGACGAAGAAAAAATGATCAATGTGGTGATCCTGCAAGAGGCCGTTGCGCCTGTTTTCCCCTTGCCGAAAGGTTTGCTGATGGCTTTAGCGATGGCGGCGGTCTCCGGCTTGATCTTGGGTGTGGGGACCGCATTCGCCCTGGAGTTTCTTAATACGACCATCAAACACGAGGATGATGTCGAGCGATTTCTCAAGGTTCCGGTTCTTGCCACTGTCCGCGAGTTCTAA
- the gerE gene encoding Spore germination protein GerE has protein sequence MYNPLEFLSNTADGVLAVDQEQRIVFWNKAAERLLGFQAKEMLGRFCHDVIGGCDESGQQLCKSGCLQQLRDATPGGVADRNILVATKTSQQVWLNVSTVLVPSSRRHLCALVHLFRDVTAQKEPTHSIQQVVDALSKLSATQATARPVNDARRSTSSDLTRREKEILRLIASGHTTKAIAQALYISPATVRNHIHSVLTKLGARHRLEAVLLAASHHTL, from the coding sequence ATGTATAATCCCCTGGAATTCCTCTCTAATACAGCCGATGGGGTATTGGCGGTCGACCAGGAGCAACGGATCGTATTTTGGAATAAGGCGGCGGAGAGGCTCCTCGGTTTCCAGGCGAAAGAGATGCTGGGGAGGTTCTGCCATGACGTCATCGGCGGTTGCGATGAATCAGGTCAGCAACTTTGCAAGAGCGGCTGTCTTCAACAATTGCGGGATGCCACACCCGGCGGAGTTGCCGATCGCAATATCCTGGTAGCCACAAAGACCAGCCAACAGGTATGGCTGAACGTCAGCACTGTATTGGTCCCTTCAAGTCGCCGCCATCTCTGCGCGCTGGTACATCTTTTTCGTGACGTTACAGCCCAGAAAGAGCCCACACATTCCATTCAGCAGGTTGTAGATGCGTTGTCGAAGCTTTCCGCCACTCAAGCAACTGCCCGTCCAGTGAATGACGCTCGGCGTTCCACATCATCAGATCTCACGCGTCGGGAAAAGGAGATACTTCGTCTCATTGCATCGGGTCATACGACAAAGGCCATCGCGCAAGCACTGTACATCAGTCCTGCTACCGTGCGGAATCATATCCACAGCGTATTAACAAAGCTGGGCGCGAGACACCGACTCGAGGCGGTATTGCTCGCTGCCAGCCATCACACTCTATGA
- a CDS encoding LuxR family two component transcriptional regulator, with the protein MASIRIVIAEGDPGFREGFCEHLRLVRDFEIVGEACDGREAIASMGRLDPDILILDLDLPPIDGMDVLRVVGWFSPKTQVIIQSGHAEESTILEALELGARGYIVRGGEIDLEKAIRVVRQGEVWVGRRVLARVLDRLIGVGGSAFQVNDDERFSA; encoded by the coding sequence ATGGCATCTATTCGAATCGTTATTGCTGAGGGTGATCCAGGGTTTCGTGAGGGGTTCTGTGAGCATCTCAGGTTGGTGCGGGACTTCGAAATAGTTGGAGAGGCGTGTGACGGACGAGAAGCGATCGCAAGTATGGGGCGGCTGGACCCGGATATCCTGATCCTCGATCTAGACCTGCCACCGATCGATGGCATGGACGTCCTTCGAGTGGTCGGATGGTTCAGCCCAAAAACACAAGTCATCATCCAGTCCGGCCATGCTGAAGAGTCGACTATCCTGGAAGCGCTTGAACTCGGGGCCAGGGGATACATTGTCAGGGGTGGTGAAATAGACTTGGAAAAGGCGATCAGAGTCGTACGGCAGGGCGAGGTGTGGGTCGGACGTCGGGTGTTGGCTCGAGTGTTGGATCGCCTTATCGGCGTTGGCGGTTCGGCCTTCCAGGTAAACGATGACGAACGATTCTCCGCATGA
- a CDS encoding Alpha/beta hydrolase fold protein: MATIQLDDLRVSYSVEGKGISMLFIHEVATDHRLWHSQRDYFSSAYRLISIDVLGHGPFEWPRRELSIERAALQVRQLLKRLGTESTFVIGVSMGAALAMRMALDTPELVRGLVLISPWRYLDDHARNLIDRLLRVIETKDMAAYVDLLLRYTLPSVAMERYPPNAAWLRAMALAQNTATVVAAWTACLAFDVRNQLGRIRAPSLVVAGMDDLFTPPYLARAVAEELPAKELEIWDGHSHFPFLEDPERFNRRIDAFIRSCINPVGAE; the protein is encoded by the coding sequence GTGGCGACGATTCAGTTAGACGATCTCCGCGTGTCGTATTCGGTGGAGGGAAAAGGGATATCCATGCTCTTTATCCACGAGGTCGCGACCGATCACCGGCTTTGGCACAGTCAGCGCGATTATTTTTCCTCGGCATACCGGCTGATCAGCATTGATGTATTGGGACATGGTCCATTCGAGTGGCCGCGGCGCGAGCTTTCGATTGAGCGCGCCGCGTTGCAGGTTCGGCAGCTCTTGAAGCGGTTAGGCACAGAGTCGACCTTCGTCATAGGCGTGTCCATGGGTGCAGCGCTGGCGATGCGGATGGCGCTGGATACCCCAGAATTGGTCCGAGGGCTTGTGCTGATCAGTCCTTGGCGCTATCTGGATGACCACGCGAGGAACCTCATCGATCGACTGCTTCGTGTAATTGAGACCAAGGACATGGCTGCCTATGTGGATCTGCTATTGCGCTATACCTTGCCATCTGTGGCGATGGAACGCTATCCGCCGAATGCTGCGTGGCTGCGAGCGATGGCGTTGGCTCAGAACACCGCGACAGTGGTCGCCGCCTGGACCGCGTGTTTGGCGTTTGACGTGAGAAATCAGTTGGGGCGGATTCGTGCGCCCAGCCTGGTCGTTGCAGGAATGGACGACCTGTTTACGCCGCCTTATCTGGCCAGAGCGGTAGCTGAGGAACTGCCCGCTAAGGAGTTGGAGATCTGGGATGGACATAGTCATTTCCCGTTCCTGGAGGATCCCGAGCGTTTTAATCGCCGGATCGACGCGTTTATCCGTTCCTGCATAAATCCGGTGGGAGCAGAGTGA
- a CDS encoding transcription elongation factor greA (Transcript cleavage factor greA) → MKIEALLDELRQEFNKLEREFRQELPKKIQAARELGDLRENGEYETIKDRQGFVKARMAFLQQRIAEISKIDLRAIPKDRVALGSTVHLIDEETGTETVYTLVFPELMDSSRGWISVASPIGRSLIGKQEGDRVVMTTPGGTKAFEMMKLLTLHETLQGHSNGTGS, encoded by the coding sequence ATGAAGATTGAGGCGCTACTTGATGAGCTTCGACAAGAGTTCAACAAATTGGAACGGGAATTCAGGCAGGAGCTTCCGAAGAAGATCCAGGCCGCCAGGGAATTAGGCGATCTGCGAGAGAACGGTGAATACGAAACGATCAAGGACCGACAGGGGTTTGTCAAGGCCAGGATGGCCTTTCTGCAACAGCGGATTGCGGAGATCAGTAAGATCGATCTGAGGGCGATCCCGAAGGACCGCGTCGCCCTGGGCAGCACCGTTCATCTCATAGACGAAGAAACCGGCACAGAAACCGTCTACACCTTAGTCTTTCCGGAACTTATGGACAGTTCACGCGGCTGGATCTCGGTTGCCTCCCCCATCGGGCGAAGCCTCATCGGCAAGCAGGAGGGCGATCGGGTCGTGATGACGACGCCGGGCGGGACCAAGGCCTTCGAGATGATGAAACTTCTGACATTGCACGAGACTTTGCAGGGCCACTCCAACGGGACGGGCTCCTGA
- a CDS encoding Protein-tyrosine kinase, whose protein sequence is MSFTLDPSVEEEYQKLRGNLFARPGKDGLRTVMLVGSSHGEGVTTTCTILASVLARAGVGEVVLIDANLRSPSCHDLFTASGSTKGLTDLLTGGVRSKDLVWPTSIPNLSVIKSGRPLLQSPSHLYQGQLVELLVQLREEFRYTILDCAPVKDYSDSSFLAPNVDGIVLVIRAERTRIETAIKTKRQLEWAGGQVIGAVLNSKKNHIPMVIERLL, encoded by the coding sequence ATGAGCTTCACGCTCGATCCTTCTGTAGAGGAGGAATATCAGAAACTGCGCGGCAATCTCTTTGCCAGACCGGGAAAAGACGGTCTACGCACGGTCATGCTTGTCGGGTCGAGCCACGGCGAAGGGGTCACAACAACTTGTACCATTCTGGCCTCGGTTCTTGCCAGAGCCGGTGTGGGTGAAGTCGTCCTGATCGATGCGAACCTGAGAAGTCCCTCATGCCATGATCTCTTCACAGCCTCCGGCTCAACGAAAGGGCTAACCGATCTGTTGACAGGCGGGGTTAGGTCCAAAGACCTTGTCTGGCCGACTTCCATCCCAAACCTCTCGGTGATCAAATCCGGCCGTCCTCTCCTCCAGAGCCCCTCGCATCTGTACCAAGGGCAGCTTGTGGAATTGCTGGTCCAACTGCGCGAGGAATTTCGCTACACCATCCTTGATTGTGCCCCGGTGAAGGATTACTCCGACTCTTCCTTCCTTGCTCCCAATGTCGATGGGATTGTCTTGGTCATCCGGGCAGAGCGGACCAGGATCGAAACAGCCATCAAAACTAAGCGCCAACTTGAATGGGCGGGGGGGCAAGTCATCGGGGCCGTTTTGAACAGCAAGAAAAACCACATTCCCATGGTGATCGAACGTCTCTTGTAA
- a CDS encoding Polysaccharide biosynthesis/export protein, translating to MKRDCSRSVGSQTRIPIPQTAALLSILSLLWGCGGTSITVPPLSLEEIPRIQAVGNYPDQNYRIEPGDTVRIQYTFHREMEQEEVVRPDGKMAAKLAGEITVSGMTPGQLERLLVGRTSDQLRDPEVVVSITRFGEKNVFVGGEVGRPGLVAYRKGLTPLQAVIAAGGFQTTARTDSVILIRRGEGDAFVSRKLDLAATVTDGIKESLPLAPHDVVYVPRTGIAEADLWVRQHITDLIPFVGKAGASARYP from the coding sequence ATGAAACGAGATTGCTCGAGAAGCGTAGGGAGCCAAACGCGAATCCCAATCCCGCAGACGGCAGCCCTCTTGAGTATCTTATCTCTTTTATGGGGCTGCGGGGGGACTTCCATCACGGTCCCCCCCCTTTCCCTCGAAGAGATTCCCCGTATTCAAGCGGTCGGCAACTATCCCGATCAGAACTACCGGATCGAGCCGGGTGACACAGTCCGGATACAATACACCTTTCATCGCGAAATGGAACAGGAGGAGGTTGTCCGGCCGGATGGCAAGATGGCAGCCAAACTGGCAGGAGAGATCACTGTATCCGGTATGACACCTGGACAACTTGAAAGGCTGTTGGTCGGACGAACCAGTGATCAGCTCCGTGATCCGGAAGTGGTAGTGAGCATCACCCGCTTTGGCGAAAAAAACGTGTTTGTCGGCGGGGAGGTCGGAAGGCCAGGATTGGTTGCCTACCGGAAGGGGTTGACCCCTCTCCAGGCGGTCATCGCCGCGGGTGGTTTTCAGACGACGGCTCGAACCGACAGCGTGATCCTCATCCGCAGGGGAGAGGGTGACGCGTTTGTGAGCCGCAAACTCGACCTGGCGGCAACGGTCACTGACGGCATCAAAGAATCCCTTCCTCTCGCTCCCCATGACGTTGTGTATGTACCCAGAACCGGCATCGCCGAAGCGGATCTCTGGGTTCGGCAACATATTACAGACCTGATTCCTTTCGTGGGCAAGGCAGGGGCCTCCGCTCGGTATCCATAG
- a CDS encoding hypothetical protein (Transcription termination/antitermination protein NusG), which yields MPECLAGKPPLADYERAGEEPSERRTRSGPDREPAWYVLWTHSHCERLVYDQLAAKGFDLLLPEIEVWAMRSGIRYRSRVPMFPSYLFLHHAIDADSHIEVRKARGLVRILGERWDRLAVVPDTEIDAIEKLMRSHLSVLAHPYLRAGQRVRITRGPLADIEGILVRNNSDKGIVVLSVHLLHRSVAVEVDCTVVAAA from the coding sequence TTGCCAGAATGTCTTGCCGGTAAGCCGCCGTTGGCCGACTACGAGAGAGCCGGAGAAGAGCCTTCGGAGCGTCGAACGCGCAGCGGACCCGATAGAGAGCCCGCGTGGTATGTACTGTGGACGCATAGTCACTGCGAACGGCTCGTATATGACCAGCTCGCAGCAAAAGGATTTGACCTGCTGCTGCCGGAGATCGAAGTGTGGGCCATGCGTAGCGGCATCAGATATCGTTCGCGCGTCCCGATGTTCCCGAGCTATCTTTTCCTGCACCATGCGATCGATGCCGACAGTCACATTGAGGTGCGCAAGGCAAGAGGCCTTGTGCGGATTCTTGGAGAACGGTGGGATCGACTGGCGGTAGTCCCGGACACGGAGATCGACGCGATTGAGAAGCTGATGCGCTCCCACCTGTCGGTTCTGGCCCATCCGTACTTGCGCGCAGGGCAGCGGGTGCGTATCACCAGGGGGCCGCTCGCCGACATTGAGGGTATCCTGGTCAGAAATAATTCGGATAAAGGCATCGTAGTTCTTTCCGTTCACCTGCTTCACCGAAGCGTCGCAGTAGAAGTAGATTGTACCGTGGTGGCCGCTGCCTAA
- the rfaH_1 gene encoding Transcription antitermination protein RfaH, translating into MEAITSATVAPRWPSYRDPMKWYVVYTRPRHERTVCERLLRDGFESWLPLAIVWRATKGEPRKASTPLFPRRLFVRCYLEMYNLLELVTTPGVIRLMVDEHGRFVVIPDEEVVLLRRLCEAEVAVEAATSGCPGVRGQVVGGPLAGITGVIRSDHPKELLIPMQTLKEYVTVAIGEGEVLPVSVGE; encoded by the coding sequence ATGGAAGCTATCACGTCGGCAACTGTGGCGCCCCGGTGGCCCTCTTATAGAGATCCCATGAAGTGGTACGTGGTATACACCAGACCTCGCCATGAGCGAACGGTGTGCGAGCGGCTGTTGCGTGATGGCTTTGAGTCGTGGCTTCCCTTGGCAATTGTCTGGCGAGCGACGAAAGGTGAGCCGCGCAAAGCCTCAACACCCCTGTTCCCTCGGCGCCTCTTTGTGCGGTGCTATCTCGAGATGTATAACCTCCTTGAATTGGTGACGACACCGGGCGTGATACGTCTCATGGTGGATGAGCATGGTCGGTTCGTCGTGATCCCCGATGAGGAGGTTGTTCTGCTGCGGCGTCTCTGCGAAGCCGAAGTCGCTGTCGAGGCGGCAACCTCCGGTTGCCCAGGCGTACGAGGGCAGGTGGTTGGCGGGCCGCTCGCTGGAATAACGGGCGTCATCCGAAGTGACCACCCGAAGGAACTGCTCATCCCGATGCAGACGCTAAAGGAATACGTCACCGTTGCAATCGGTGAGGGAGAAGTGCTTCCGGTCTCCGTTGGCGAGTGA
- a CDS encoding Sporulation related domain protein yields the protein MYTAYFGFQEKPFTVTPDPRFFFPNPVHHEAYASLLYGIRERKGFIVLSGEVGTGKTTLLRRLMNNMEASVRFVFFYNTTLTFEEIVSFTCEDLGLSTKDGGRLSKIQALNEFLIEQLKKGGTGVLLIDEAQNLREEVLENLRLLSNLETASEKLIQIVLVGQPELETKLDQPSLRQLKQRIALRCRLDRLKDREVGPFIHYRLRAVGYERQDLFLPEAIQRVALYSKGIPRLINMICDNALLIAYAASRKTVSAEMIEEVASDLRLKEVEALQPSNDEPMPAAVSPLPPQVEDIQSPASEPAQAPVQRKPRRLGRVRVWTFLGLVLLGGTATITAPLLVRDRVSGLTLTIEEFLKRVRGHVTFSQPHVVSSETKQRAVSSPLGGEPVADLQTKSESQSALNPDGSPPAPAEQVEPRPASDLTKGDDSRTKWEANSPVLDSNPSAKKNAIVETKGETQGRIASPSQPLALTNKWKDQPVVIPYGATISEIVVQAYGDYNALAVDLIKEFNPHIENLNWVKAGERLWLPPLTRDTLLHRDKTDRYRLILASPEEIRAARTLRDTLLQRGYDAVIIPRRVSDNLTLYRVEIGGLKNLAAADQACHIATARCWISFDEDARQRGQE from the coding sequence ATGTATACTGCCTACTTCGGCTTTCAAGAGAAGCCTTTTACCGTTACCCCGGACCCACGATTTTTCTTTCCCAATCCTGTACACCATGAGGCTTACGCCAGCCTGCTATACGGGATCCGCGAACGCAAGGGCTTCATAGTATTGAGCGGCGAGGTTGGGACCGGTAAGACGACTCTCCTCCGAAGACTGATGAACAACATGGAGGCGAGTGTTCGCTTTGTGTTTTTTTACAATACCACCCTGACCTTTGAGGAGATCGTAAGCTTCACCTGTGAGGATCTGGGGCTGTCGACCAAAGACGGTGGACGACTCTCGAAAATTCAGGCGCTTAATGAATTTCTGATTGAGCAGTTGAAGAAAGGGGGGACGGGAGTCCTTCTGATCGACGAGGCGCAGAACCTGAGGGAGGAGGTATTAGAAAACCTCCGGTTACTGTCGAATCTCGAGACGGCCAGTGAAAAACTTATCCAAATTGTGCTGGTCGGACAACCAGAGCTTGAGACGAAGCTCGATCAACCAAGCCTCCGCCAGCTTAAACAGCGCATTGCCCTTCGTTGTCGACTTGACCGTCTCAAGGACCGGGAGGTAGGCCCCTTCATTCACTACCGACTTCGCGCGGTCGGCTATGAACGGCAGGACCTTTTTCTCCCGGAGGCCATCCAGCGCGTGGCGCTATATTCGAAAGGCATCCCCAGGCTGATCAATATGATCTGCGATAACGCCTTATTAATCGCCTATGCGGCCTCCCGAAAGACGGTGTCTGCTGAGATGATCGAGGAGGTAGCCAGCGATCTACGGTTAAAAGAGGTCGAGGCCCTCCAGCCATCGAATGATGAGCCTATGCCTGCTGCGGTCTCGCCGCTCCCACCTCAGGTTGAAGACATCCAATCTCCGGCGAGTGAGCCCGCTCAGGCGCCGGTTCAGCGTAAGCCGAGGCGCTTGGGCCGAGTGAGGGTCTGGACCTTCCTGGGACTCGTTCTCCTGGGCGGTACAGCGACAATTACCGCTCCGCTGCTGGTCAGGGATCGCGTGTCGGGTCTTACCCTCACAATAGAAGAATTCCTTAAGAGGGTCAGGGGGCATGTCACATTCTCGCAGCCTCATGTCGTCTCCAGCGAAACTAAGCAGCGAGCGGTCTCTTCGCCCCTCGGAGGTGAGCCCGTGGCTGACCTCCAAACGAAGTCTGAGAGTCAAAGCGCCTTGAATCCGGATGGGTCGCCTCCGGCGCCGGCGGAGCAGGTCGAGCCGCGCCCCGCATCAGATCTCACCAAAGGAGATGATTCGCGGACGAAGTGGGAGGCCAACTCACCGGTCCTCGACTCCAATCCGTCAGCCAAGAAGAACGCGATAGTTGAGACAAAGGGTGAGACTCAGGGCCGGATTGCAAGTCCCTCGCAGCCTCTTGCCTTAACGAATAAATGGAAGGATCAACCGGTCGTAATTCCATACGGCGCTACCATCTCTGAGATTGTTGTTCAGGCTTATGGAGATTACAACGCACTTGCCGTCGACCTCATCAAGGAATTCAACCCCCATATTGAAAACCTGAACTGGGTGAAAGCAGGAGAGAGGCTATGGCTCCCCCCCCTCACGCGGGACACCTTACTGCATCGGGACAAGACCGACCGCTATCGTCTGATCCTGGCATCGCCGGAGGAAATACGGGCGGCGAGGACACTCCGAGATACTCTGCTGCAGAGGGGATATGACGCAGTGATAATACCTCGAAGGGTTTCGGACAATCTCACCTTATACCGAGTAGAAATCGGCGGCTTGAAAAACCTTGCAGCGGCGGATCAAGCTTGCCACATCGCCACAGCGAGGTGCTGGATTTCGTTTGATGAGGATGCACGTCAAAGGGGGCAAGAATGA
- a CDS encoding Fis family transcriptional regulator, with protein MGIRSQIPGTPEDHSAQDAINGLLQMPAVAIPLLLNGLDAVDHGVFIISKDERILHYNAAYARHRRIRPDEMIGRPLEDIDRRNDVRHLLRTGALRQGETVVVERRTHKECLIPVADRHNGLLGVVVVVMPAIETAQVASRVAGRRINGKIDNETVWCARFTMADVIGNSDALAQVKKLALKAAQGNSSVLLLGESGTGKEMFAHAIHVASARRDCPFVPVDCSAIPRELLEAELFGYAPGAFTGASKEGKPGRFELARGGTILLDEIGELPVELQSKLLRVLQDRRIVRVGGTIPIPVDFRLIAATNRDLESLVVQGQFRRDLMYRLDIIRMEIPALRERPEDIPLLVEYFWEVKRRETGNTAKLSAEALWILEQYSWPGNVRELANLVERLLVTSSKPIIESHDLPLAFCQNRMSPLSFAPFQLELVSAEAERRTLERAICQTKGNRNKAAQLVGLSRATFYRKLKRYKLTGPNSI; from the coding sequence ATGGGGATCAGAAGTCAAATCCCAGGCACTCCAGAAGATCACAGTGCGCAAGACGCGATCAATGGGCTCTTGCAGATGCCTGCCGTGGCAATACCCCTTTTATTGAACGGGCTGGATGCCGTAGATCATGGTGTGTTCATCATCTCGAAGGATGAGCGTATCCTTCATTACAACGCTGCGTATGCGCGTCATCGACGAATCCGACCGGATGAGATGATCGGCCGCCCACTGGAAGACATTGATCGCCGGAACGACGTACGACACTTGCTTCGAACGGGTGCGCTTCGGCAAGGTGAAACGGTAGTTGTAGAGCGCAGAACGCACAAAGAATGTCTGATCCCTGTTGCGGACAGGCACAATGGACTGTTGGGAGTTGTTGTGGTCGTTATGCCGGCTATTGAGACAGCTCAAGTCGCCTCACGCGTGGCGGGCCGTCGAATCAACGGCAAGATCGACAACGAAACCGTCTGGTGTGCTCGCTTCACGATGGCGGATGTCATCGGCAACAGCGACGCGCTTGCTCAGGTCAAAAAGCTGGCGCTGAAAGCCGCGCAAGGCAATTCATCGGTTCTTTTGCTGGGGGAGAGCGGGACCGGAAAAGAGATGTTTGCGCATGCGATCCATGTTGCAAGCGCTCGGAGAGACTGTCCTTTCGTGCCGGTTGATTGCTCGGCGATCCCCAGAGAGCTGCTGGAGGCGGAGTTGTTCGGCTATGCTCCGGGGGCCTTTACCGGCGCGTCGAAGGAGGGGAAGCCCGGAAGGTTTGAGCTCGCACGCGGCGGCACAATCCTGCTCGATGAAATCGGCGAGTTGCCGGTCGAACTGCAGTCCAAACTTCTGCGCGTGTTACAGGACCGGCGAATCGTGAGAGTGGGGGGAACGATCCCTATCCCGGTTGACTTCAGGTTAATTGCGGCAACCAATCGAGATCTGGAGAGCCTGGTTGTTCAAGGGCAGTTCCGACGCGATTTGATGTATCGTTTGGACATTATTCGCATGGAGATCCCAGCGCTGCGTGAACGACCTGAGGATATTCCATTGTTGGTGGAATATTTCTGGGAAGTGAAACGACGAGAAACCGGCAATACTGCCAAACTGTCCGCCGAAGCCTTATGGATACTGGAACAGTACTCCTGGCCCGGCAACGTCCGTGAGCTGGCGAATCTTGTAGAGCGCCTGCTGGTGACTTCCTCAAAGCCTATCATTGAATCCCACGATCTCCCGTTGGCCTTCTGTCAGAACCGGATGAGTCCCTTGTCTTTCGCGCCATTCCAGTTGGAACTTGTTTCGGCGGAGGCCGAGCGGCGAACGCTGGAACGAGCCATCTGTCAGACCAAAGGTAATCGGAACAAAGCTGCCCAACTCGTCGGGTTGTCCCGGGCTACCTTTTACCGCAAGTTGAAGCGGTATAAGCTGACCGGTCCCAACTCTATCTAG